The following proteins come from a genomic window of Candidatus Bathyarchaeia archaeon:
- a CDS encoding Sip1-related alpha-galactosidase, with translation MPDRLCFKVGGLPIEISSVTAVFADGSKSTCECFGAFKADGREEYKFRCDDALVNISLAAESSRGVISFSASSLKDLSHRFPLEIDFNADKPCGVLALTTHKDSAKCYSNAFGYYNQTAIGKEPKSPRPPDHPEYPPELGYIEHEDYVRGYPCWAYPVFSKSFEEAPYYSIFLLADYGDKYLALLTLTDKTTAYLWPGLKLKVFSGRISKRIEHSIIASLAVDSDPYRAIENCVNAASSYVTFKPRRVKKKPIVMDKIGWCSWNALLTDDLSHENIVKIVGGLINRGLKLGWVIIDDGWQEEASREGWPQRVLRKLSANRRFPEGIGGVVKSLKDLGVDLVGLWHTINIHWGGFEEEVARELDCEGFFSKFVGGYVPKPAMAEAFKLYERFFSWVRGSGVDFVKVDNQWVIHALYDGFSIVGEAAENVELAMQAAAYAKGLDVLNCMCMVPENYSNFLFSNVMRVSMDYIPFWKADAKLHTIFSVYNALLFSHIAYPDYDMFMSYDPYAKIHAMARVFSGGPIYITDRETEKTDIGLLKRFVLPDGRLIKVDRPALPTRDVLFRDPYNEPVLLKVASETNGSISVAVFNVSGAGGRIEDSISLDALPFPVKRADYAYYETFSGERGILAQSDELRVSLDELDVEVVNLVPVEDCRAVIGLKEYMLPRFPVKVFRLPDGRVFVESAASGTLLYYADGTFKEVEVKEGSITEI, from the coding sequence ATGCCGGATAGGTTGTGTTTTAAAGTTGGAGGCTTACCGATAGAGATAAGTTCCGTTACAGCGGTTTTTGCTGACGGTTCCAAGTCTACCTGTGAGTGTTTTGGGGCTTTTAAGGCTGATGGGCGCGAAGAATACAAGTTTAGGTGCGATGATGCTCTCGTGAACATAAGTTTGGCTGCCGAGAGTTCACGAGGCGTCATCAGTTTTTCAGCGTCGTCCTTAAAGGATTTGAGCCATAGGTTTCCTTTAGAAATTGATTTTAACGCCGATAAGCCCTGTGGAGTCTTAGCGCTGACAACTCATAAAGATTCAGCGAAATGCTATTCGAACGCGTTTGGATATTATAATCAAACGGCTATAGGTAAGGAGCCTAAAAGCCCAAGACCGCCCGACCACCCAGAGTATCCGCCGGAGCTAGGCTACATAGAGCATGAGGATTATGTCCGCGGCTACCCATGCTGGGCGTATCCAGTATTCTCAAAGAGCTTTGAGGAAGCACCCTATTACAGCATATTTCTCTTGGCGGATTACGGCGACAAGTATCTGGCTTTACTTACGCTTACGGACAAGACCACAGCGTACCTGTGGCCGGGCTTAAAGCTTAAGGTTTTTTCAGGCAGAATCTCTAAGCGTATCGAGCATAGCATTATCGCTTCGCTGGCCGTGGACAGCGACCCTTACAGGGCTATTGAGAACTGTGTTAATGCGGCGTCCTCATATGTTACATTTAAGCCTAGACGCGTGAAGAAGAAGCCTATAGTGATGGATAAGATCGGGTGGTGTTCTTGGAACGCTCTATTAACCGATGACTTATCACATGAAAACATCGTTAAAATAGTTGGCGGGCTGATCAATAGGGGGCTAAAGTTGGGGTGGGTTATAATAGATGATGGATGGCAGGAGGAGGCGAGCCGTGAAGGCTGGCCGCAGAGAGTTCTGAGGAAGCTATCCGCGAATAGGCGTTTTCCGGAGGGCATAGGCGGCGTAGTTAAGTCCCTTAAGGATCTCGGCGTGGATTTAGTGGGGTTGTGGCACACAATAAACATTCATTGGGGCGGCTTTGAGGAAGAGGTTGCGAGGGAGCTTGACTGCGAAGGGTTCTTCTCGAAGTTTGTTGGAGGCTATGTTCCCAAGCCAGCCATGGCTGAGGCGTTTAAACTGTATGAGAGGTTCTTCTCTTGGGTGAGGGGCAGCGGTGTGGATTTCGTTAAAGTAGATAATCAGTGGGTTATACACGCATTGTACGATGGGTTCTCCATAGTTGGCGAAGCTGCCGAAAATGTTGAGTTGGCTATGCAGGCGGCGGCCTACGCCAAGGGCTTAGACGTATTAAATTGTATGTGCATGGTTCCGGAAAACTACAGCAACTTCCTCTTCAGCAACGTTATGAGAGTATCAATGGATTATATACCGTTCTGGAAGGCTGACGCTAAACTTCACACGATTTTCAGCGTATATAACGCTTTACTCTTCAGCCACATAGCATACCCGGACTATGACATGTTCATGTCCTATGACCCGTACGCGAAGATCCACGCTATGGCCAGGGTGTTCAGCGGAGGCCCCATATACATAACGGATAGAGAGACGGAGAAGACGGATATAGGCCTGCTGAAACGCTTTGTTCTACCAGATGGAAGGCTAATTAAAGTCGATAGGCCTGCGCTGCCAACTAGAGATGTTTTGTTTAGGGATCCATATAATGAGCCCGTTCTCCTGAAAGTAGCATCGGAAACTAATGGGAGCATATCCGTCGCCGTATTCAACGTCAGCGGGGCGGGTGGGAGAATAGAGGACTCCATATCGCTTGACGCGCTCCCCTTCCCGGTTAAACGCGCAGATTACGCTTACTATGAAACGTTTAGTGGCGAGCGCGGAATACTTGCGCAAAGTGACGAGCTCAGGGTCTCGCTTGATGAGCTTGATGTTGAGGTGGTTAACCTAGTGCCTGTTGAAGACTGTAGAGCGGTCATAGGGCTGAAAGAATACATGCTCCCGCGCTTCCCAGTAAAAGTCTTTAGGCTGCCGGACGGAAGAGTTTTTGTTGAAAGCGCTGCTTCAGGCACACTTTTATATTATGCTGATGGCACTTTCAAAGAAGTTGAGGTTAAAGAAGGCTCCATAACAGAGATATAG